A section of the Anaerohalosphaeraceae bacterium genome encodes:
- the csm2 gene encoding type III-A CRISPR-associated protein Csm2, translating into MSQQKHSYSGGHGNRETQNRHNETIPLPDVIYYDSSGNMPVQLLSDWAEAWAKSFPEKKLSKNQIRRFFGAIKNLHFQLDSGRPWEQILPLFKMFLSKVSYAEKAVSKKIPSEFANFLKIHIKKVGSSEKNFRAFVLFFEAVLGFAYGYDKIGGKE; encoded by the coding sequence ATGAGTCAGCAAAAACATTCTTATTCAGGCGGTCATGGGAATCGAGAAACCCAAAACCGCCATAACGAAACTATTCCGTTGCCTGACGTAATATACTATGATTCTTCAGGTAATATGCCGGTGCAACTGCTCTCAGACTGGGCAGAAGCCTGGGCAAAATCTTTTCCAGAAAAAAAACTATCCAAAAACCAGATTCGCCGATTTTTCGGAGCGATAAAAAATCTGCATTTTCAATTAGATAGCGGTCGTCCGTGGGAACAAATTCTGCCTTTGTTTAAAATGTTCCTGAGCAAGGTAAGCTATGCAGAAAAAGCTGTTTCGAAAAAAATTCCATCAGAGTTTGCCAACTTTCTAAAAATCCACATCAAAAAAGTTGGCAGCAGTGAAAAAAACTTTCGTGCTTTTGTGCTTTTCTTCGAGGCGGTGCTGGGATTTGCGTATGGTTATGACAAAATTGGTGGAAAGGAATAA
- the csm3 gene encoding type III-A CRISPR-associated RAMP protein Csm3 has translation MSEFKKIVKIKVITGKIFVQTGLHIGASNDTMEIGGVDNPVLRNPANEEPYIPGSSLKGRMRSLMEWHLGKLHPQGEVFMDTNPECPITRVFGHSASKDNKVGLTRLIVRDCFLSDESRKAFAGGQDITEVKHENSINRITSMANPRPIERVVPGVTFDLDIAYRVLDTGDGGATDEKYFKEVVLKALALVEKDYLGGCGSRGCGKVKFIDLKDEAGNPLTLPTV, from the coding sequence ATGTCAGAATTCAAAAAAATCGTCAAAATTAAGGTCATTACAGGAAAAATTTTCGTCCAAACCGGTCTGCATATCGGGGCATCCAATGATACGATGGAAATCGGAGGTGTGGACAATCCCGTCCTTCGAAATCCGGCTAACGAAGAACCCTACATTCCCGGTTCGTCCCTGAAAGGCAGGATGCGTTCGCTGATGGAATGGCATTTGGGCAAACTCCATCCGCAGGGCGAAGTGTTCATGGACACCAATCCGGAATGTCCCATCACACGGGTTTTCGGCCACAGCGCAAGCAAGGATAACAAGGTCGGTCTGACTCGCCTTATCGTACGCGACTGCTTCCTCAGCGACGAATCCCGCAAAGCATTTGCCGGCGGTCAGGACATCACCGAAGTCAAACATGAAAACTCTATCAACCGCATCACCTCCATGGCAAATCCCCGCCCGATTGAGCGGGTGGTGCCGGGGGTGACATTTGACCTCGATATTGCCTACCGCGTGCTCGATACCGGCGACGGCGGAGCGACGGATGAAAAGTACTTCAAGGAAGTTGTCCTGAAGGCCCTGGCACTGGTGGAAAAGGATTATCTGGGCGGCTGCGGCTCCCGCGGATGCGGCAAGGTCAAATTCATCGACCTCAAAGACGAAGCCGGAAATCCCCTCACCCTGCCTACAGTCTGA